A single region of the Anaerolineae bacterium genome encodes:
- a CDS encoding Catalase, producing MDNGNHKTLKSPAGRTSPMRGTSNRDWWPNQLNLNILHQHHPASNPLGADFNYREEFKKLDYFALKKDLAELMTTSQDWWPADWGHYGGLIIRMAWHSAGTYRIFDGRGGGSTGGQRFAPLNSWPDNVNLDKARRLLWPIKKKYGNKISWADLMILAGNVALETMGFKTFGFGGGREDIWQPEEDIYWGQENEWLGDKRYTGDRELETPLAAVQMGLIYVNPEGPNGNPDPVASGRDVRETFRRMGMTDEETVALVAGGHTFGKAHGAGDPKHVGPEPEAAPLEQMGLGWKSSYGSGKGSDTITSGIEGAWKPNPTRWDMGYFDMLFGYEWELTKSPAGAYQWTPKNVKPEHLIPDPHDPTKKYPPMMTTADLSLRFDPGFEPIARRFHQDPEAFADAFARAWFKLTHRDMGPKTRYLGPEVPAEDLIWQDPIPAVDYKLIEAADIKELKNRILASGLSIAELVYTAWSAAFTYRNSDKRGGANGARIRLAPQKDWEVNQPEQLQKVLATLERIQQDFNNAQKDGKKVSMADLIVLGGCAAVEAAAKAAGYDIEVPFTPGRNDALQEQTDVNSFAILEPLADGFRNYIKGKLNVTPEEMLIDKAQLLKLSAPEMTVLVGGMRVLGANYGGSKHGVFTERPGVLSNDFFVNLTDMSIEWQPTSEERETFEGRDRKTGQLKWTATRVDLVFGANSQLRAIAEVYAQDDNQEKFVRDFVAAWNKVMNLDRFDLA from the coding sequence ATGGATAATGGAAATCATAAAACTCTAAAAAGTCCGGCGGGACGTACTTCTCCCATGCGGGGAACTTCCAATCGGGATTGGTGGCCCAATCAACTCAATCTGAACATCTTGCACCAGCATCACCCGGCTTCGAATCCGCTCGGAGCGGATTTTAACTATCGCGAAGAATTCAAGAAACTGGATTATTTTGCGTTGAAGAAAGACCTGGCAGAACTGATGACCACTTCGCAAGATTGGTGGCCGGCTGACTGGGGACATTATGGTGGCTTGATCATCCGCATGGCCTGGCACAGCGCCGGCACGTATCGGATCTTTGATGGGCGAGGTGGAGGTAGCACCGGCGGACAGCGTTTTGCGCCCCTGAACAGCTGGCCTGACAATGTCAACCTGGATAAAGCCCGCCGTCTGCTCTGGCCGATCAAGAAGAAATACGGGAATAAAATCTCCTGGGCTGACCTGATGATTCTGGCCGGCAATGTTGCTCTTGAAACCATGGGCTTCAAGACCTTCGGCTTTGGCGGTGGCCGCGAAGACATCTGGCAACCAGAAGAAGATATCTATTGGGGCCAGGAAAATGAATGGCTGGGCGATAAACGGTATACCGGCGACCGTGAACTGGAGACACCACTGGCAGCCGTGCAGATGGGACTGATCTATGTCAATCCTGAAGGCCCGAACGGCAATCCGGATCCGGTTGCTTCTGGACGGGATGTGCGTGAGACCTTCCGCCGCATGGGGATGACCGATGAAGAAACGGTGGCGCTTGTTGCGGGTGGTCACACTTTTGGTAAAGCCCACGGCGCCGGCGATCCCAAACATGTTGGCCCCGAACCTGAGGCGGCTCCTCTCGAGCAGATGGGTTTAGGGTGGAAAAGCAGCTATGGTAGCGGCAAAGGATCGGACACCATTACCAGCGGCATTGAAGGCGCCTGGAAGCCGAACCCAACCAGATGGGATATGGGATACTTTGACATGCTCTTTGGCTATGAATGGGAACTGACCAAGAGTCCGGCTGGCGCTTATCAATGGACGCCGAAGAACGTCAAGCCTGAGCATTTAATTCCCGATCCTCATGACCCGACCAAGAAATACCCGCCCATGATGACCACGGCAGACCTTTCCTTGCGCTTTGACCCTGGCTTCGAGCCGATTGCTCGGCGTTTCCATCAAGACCCCGAAGCCTTTGCCGATGCCTTCGCTCGCGCCTGGTTTAAGTTGACACACCGCGATATGGGACCGAAGACTCGCTATCTTGGCCCTGAAGTGCCGGCAGAAGACCTGATCTGGCAAGACCCAATCCCGGCTGTGGACTATAAATTGATTGAGGCGGCAGATATCAAGGAGTTAAAAAACAGGATATTGGCTTCTGGCCTCTCGATTGCGGAATTGGTCTATACAGCCTGGTCGGCTGCTTTCACCTATCGCAACTCGGATAAGCGCGGTGGCGCCAATGGAGCGCGCATTCGACTGGCACCTCAAAAGGATTGGGAAGTAAACCAGCCTGAACAGCTGCAGAAGGTGCTTGCCACGTTGGAGCGCATTCAACAGGACTTCAATAACGCTCAAAAAGATGGCAAAAAGGTCTCGATGGCTGACCTGATTGTGCTTGGCGGGTGTGCCGCGGTTGAAGCGGCTGCCAAAGCGGCCGGCTATGATATCGAAGTACCTTTCACACCCGGCAGAAATGACGCTCTGCAAGAACAGACCGATGTCAATTCCTTTGCAATCCTCGAGCCGCTTGCCGATGGCTTCCGCAATTACATCAAAGGGAAACTCAATGTCACTCCCGAAGAGATGCTCATCGACAAAGCCCAATTGCTCAAACTAAGCGCGCCTGAAATGACTGTGCTGGTCGGCGGGATGCGAGTCCTGGGAGCAAATTACGGCGGGTCAAAACATGGGGTCTTCACCGAGCGCCCGGGTGTGCTGAGCAATGACTTTTTCGTCAACCTGACCGACATGAGCATTGAATGGCAACCAACTTCAGAAGAGCGGGAGACGTTCGAAGGACGCGATCGCAAAACCGGTCAACTTAAATGGACTGCAACCCGCGTTGATCTGGTCTTTGGCGCCAACTCACAATTGCGAGCAATTGCAGAAGTCTATGCTCAGGATGATAACCAGGAGAAATTCGTGCGTGACTTTGTTGCCGCCTGGAACAAAGTCATGAATCTCGATCGCTTCGATCTTGCCTGA
- a CDS encoding thioredoxin family protein — translation MATLSNRFFVWLALSAGLVWIVLSRVPASAISSQTDVAPQKGFLAPDFSLQTTQGERIQLSALRGKPLILNFWASWCPPCRAEMPALQALQEHYGSDFILLGINASTQDNLPKAYQLISELNLTFPILLDTSGAVVSAYRVFSLPTTFFIDRQGVIREIVIGGPLSEASLRVRLEPLIEERP, via the coding sequence ATGGCAACGTTATCTAATCGCTTCTTCGTCTGGTTAGCTCTGAGTGCCGGTCTGGTCTGGATTGTGTTGAGCCGCGTTCCTGCCTCTGCCATCTCATCGCAAACAGACGTCGCGCCTCAGAAGGGCTTCCTTGCCCCAGACTTCAGTCTCCAAACCACACAAGGAGAAAGGATTCAACTCTCAGCGTTGCGAGGCAAGCCGCTTATCCTCAACTTTTGGGCATCCTGGTGCCCGCCTTGCCGCGCTGAAATGCCAGCCTTGCAAGCCCTGCAGGAGCACTATGGCAGCGACTTCATCCTGCTGGGGATTAACGCCAGCACTCAGGATAACCTGCCCAAAGCCTATCAATTGATCTCTGAGTTAAATTTGACCTTCCCAATCTTATTGGACACCAGCGGAGCAGTCGTAAGTGCTTATCGGGTTTTCTCTCTGCCGACGACTTTCTTTATCGATCGGCAAGGGGTCATTCGTGAGATAGTGATCGGCGGACCACTCAGCGAAGCCAGTTTACGGGTTCGCCTTGAACCACTCATCGAAGAGAGGCCATAA
- a CDS encoding Prolipoprotein diacylglyceryl transferase — protein MLPILQIGPLALRTPLLLALLGLYLGVSLAERRLPKDALTAGQLNTLVFLGLGCGLIAARLAFALEHWALFAEAPLSLISLDGGLLDPWAGSAAGMLAMLIYGQRQQLSFWTTLDALTPLLAVWVVFLSLAFLASGEVYGMPTDLPWGVEQWGEKRHPVALYQALAGFLILIGLWSKFGKGSFAGQVFLQFTLFTAAVWLFLEGWRANSPLLPGGIRSIQALAWLVMGFAFWLLDRRARETL, from the coding sequence ATGTTACCGATACTGCAAATCGGACCTCTCGCCCTGCGCACGCCATTGCTTCTGGCTCTGCTGGGGTTATATCTGGGTGTCAGCCTCGCCGAACGACGCTTGCCCAAAGATGCGCTCACCGCCGGGCAACTTAACACCCTCGTATTTCTCGGCCTGGGCTGCGGGCTGATCGCTGCCCGTCTTGCCTTCGCTCTGGAACATTGGGCACTGTTTGCTGAAGCCCCGCTCAGCCTGATTTCGCTGGATGGAGGCTTGCTCGACCCCTGGGCTGGGAGCGCGGCTGGAATGCTGGCGATGCTGATCTACGGACAACGACAGCAACTTTCCTTCTGGACAACCCTGGACGCGCTCACACCGCTCCTGGCAGTCTGGGTAGTCTTTCTCAGCCTTGCCTTCCTGGCATCGGGTGAAGTGTACGGTATGCCAACCGATTTACCCTGGGGTGTGGAGCAGTGGGGAGAAAAACGTCATCCGGTTGCTCTATATCAGGCACTGGCAGGCTTCCTGATCTTAATCGGTTTGTGGAGCAAGTTTGGCAAAGGCAGCTTTGCCGGGCAGGTTTTTCTGCAATTTACCCTTTTCACTGCCGCTGTCTGGCTTTTTTTGGAAGGCTGGCGCGCCAACAGTCCGCTTTTGCCTGGAGGCATTCGCTCCATTCAGGCACTCGCCTGGCTGGTCATGGGCTTCGCCTTCTGGCTGCTCGACCGCCGCGCCAGGGAAACCCTTTAG
- a CDS encoding tRNA-i(6)A37 methylthiotransferase yields the protein MNVADSQRVASALERLGYQMTEQPEAADVIVLNTCVVRQSAEDKAYGRLHSLRPLKERNPNLVINLMGCLVGIKNAERLKKRFPFVDVFSPPSDVGPLVTYLTQEESRSSEEAATLQRFALMDGDLLLPQKQRGRQVSAFVSAVLGCSHACTFCIIPYRRGVERSRPPADILGEVRSLVTQGVKEVTLLGQIVDRYGKDLDDGSTLATLLRRVHEIEGLERIRFLTSHPNYLTEDLLDAVAELTKVMPHIEVPVQAGDDEVLSRMKRGYTADDYRRLIERIRAHLAGKTPGVSIATDIIVGFPGESEAQFQRTYDLLAELKLDVAHLARYSPRPGTLAARKMVDDVPEEEKMRRFRLLEELQERIAGEINASYIGKTVEVLFEEKVRGRWKGRTPTNKLVFLESEEDLAGKVLPVLITWAGPWSMQATFPPSAAEFTNLQKTAFVAERIGSKS from the coding sequence ATGAACGTAGCCGACTCGCAACGGGTGGCTTCAGCCCTGGAGCGTCTCGGTTACCAGATGACCGAGCAACCCGAAGCGGCGGACGTTATTGTATTGAATACCTGTGTCGTGCGTCAGAGCGCAGAGGACAAGGCTTATGGGCGTTTGCATTCCCTGCGCCCGCTGAAAGAGCGCAACCCTAACCTGGTCATCAACCTGATGGGCTGTCTGGTAGGTATCAAAAACGCCGAGCGGTTGAAGAAGCGCTTCCCCTTTGTGGATGTTTTCTCTCCGCCCTCGGATGTTGGGCCGCTGGTAACCTATCTCACTCAGGAAGAGAGTCGTTCGAGCGAAGAGGCGGCTACCCTGCAACGCTTTGCCTTAATGGATGGCGATCTGCTGCTGCCTCAAAAACAGCGCGGGCGGCAAGTTTCCGCTTTTGTCTCAGCCGTTCTCGGCTGTTCGCATGCCTGTACCTTCTGCATCATTCCTTATCGGCGAGGCGTAGAACGCAGCCGTCCACCAGCCGATATTCTGGGAGAAGTCCGTTCTCTGGTTACCCAGGGGGTCAAAGAAGTGACCCTGTTAGGACAGATCGTTGACCGTTATGGCAAAGACCTGGACGATGGCTCTACTCTGGCAACCCTGCTGCGCCGCGTGCATGAGATCGAGGGTTTGGAACGCATCCGCTTCCTGACCTCCCATCCCAATTACCTGACCGAAGACTTGCTGGATGCCGTCGCTGAATTAACCAAAGTCATGCCACACATCGAAGTGCCGGTGCAGGCTGGCGATGACGAAGTGCTTTCCCGCATGAAGCGCGGTTACACTGCCGACGATTACCGGCGTCTGATCGAACGTATTCGCGCCCATCTGGCCGGTAAAACACCGGGCGTCTCGATTGCTACCGATATCATTGTGGGTTTTCCAGGCGAGAGTGAAGCACAATTTCAACGCACCTATGACCTGCTTGCCGAATTGAAGCTGGATGTTGCCCACCTGGCGCGCTATTCGCCGCGGCCTGGCACTCTGGCAGCGCGCAAGATGGTGGATGATGTCCCCGAAGAAGAAAAAATGCGTCGTTTCCGCCTGCTCGAGGAATTGCAGGAACGCATCGCCGGCGAAATCAATGCTTCCTATATCGGGAAAACGGTCGAAGTTTTGTTCGAGGAAAAGGTACGCGGCCGCTGGAAAGGGCGCACACCAACCAACAAACTGGTCTTTTTAGAGAGCGAAGAAGATTTGGCTGGCAAAGTATTGCCGGTTCTCATCACCTGGGCTGGACCCTGGTCCATGCAAGCCACCTTTCCGCCGAGTGCTGCAGAGTTCACGAATTTGCAAAAAACAGCATTCGTCGCAGAAAGAATTGGCTCAAAATCGTGA
- a CDS encoding NADH ubiquinone oxidoreductase chain A yields the protein MSEYLPLAVLLILSTLVAAIAISLGHLFGPRRPTPKKSLPYESGMTPFGPGTRRMPVRFYLVAVLFILFDIEVVFFVPWAVVYRKLGLLGFVEMLIFAGILEIAFVYAWKKGALEWE from the coding sequence ATGAGCGAATACCTGCCCCTTGCGGTGCTGTTAATCTTATCCACCCTCGTAGCTGCCATAGCCATTTCACTGGGCCATCTGTTCGGTCCGCGCCGCCCCACTCCTAAAAAATCTTTGCCTTACGAATCCGGTATGACTCCCTTTGGACCCGGCACACGCCGCATGCCGGTGCGTTTCTATTTGGTGGCGGTTCTCTTCATTTTATTCGATATCGAAGTCGTCTTCTTCGTGCCATGGGCAGTTGTCTATCGCAAACTGGGATTGCTTGGCTTTGTTGAGATGCTCATTTTTGCCGGTATTTTGGAAATTGCGTTTGTGTATGCATGGAAGAAAGGAGCGTTAGAATGGGAGTAG